The following are from one region of the Stanieria cyanosphaera PCC 7437 genome:
- a CDS encoding peroxiredoxin — protein sequence MEGCLRVGQQAPDFTATAVFDQEFKTIKLSDYRGKYVVLFFYPLDFTFVCPTEIIAFSDRYEEFKASNTEVLGVSVDSEFSHLAWIQTDRKEGGIGDIAYPLVSDIKKEISTAYNVLDPEAGVALRGLFIIDKEGVIQHSTINNLSFGRSVDETLRTLKAIQYVQSHPDEVCPAGWQEGDKTMVPDPVKSKVYFSAVG from the coding sequence ATGGAAGGATGTTTAAGAGTAGGACAACAAGCTCCTGACTTTACTGCTACTGCCGTTTTCGATCAAGAATTCAAGACAATCAAATTGTCTGACTACCGTGGTAAATATGTAGTCTTGTTCTTTTATCCTTTGGACTTTACGTTTGTTTGTCCTACAGAAATTATTGCTTTTAGCGATCGCTATGAAGAATTCAAAGCATCAAACACCGAAGTTTTAGGTGTCTCCGTAGATAGCGAATTTTCTCACTTAGCTTGGATTCAAACCGACCGCAAAGAAGGCGGAATTGGCGATATTGCCTATCCTCTTGTGTCTGATATCAAGAAAGAAATCAGTACTGCTTATAACGTTCTCGATCCTGAAGCAGGAGTTGCTCTTAGAGGACTATTTATCATTGACAAAGAAGGAGTAATTCAACACTCGACAATCAATAATTTATCTTTTGGTCGTAGTGTGGATGAAACTCTAAGAACGCTTAAAGCAATTCAATACGTACAATCTCATCCTGACGAAGTTTGTCCTGCTGGCTGGCAAGAAGGAGACAAAACTATGGTTCCCGATCCAGTCAAGTCTAAAGTCTATTTTTCTGCCGTTGGTTAG
- a CDS encoding RNA polymerase sigma factor SigF: MSTQSFSFRCIELLQAYASNPSLKLRNQLVELNAGLVRKVAHQVSRKCAEPYEDLEQIGYLGLIRAIERFDTHQGSAFSSFAIPYIRGEMLHYLRDKGSMMRIPRRWQELYNQGKKLRKQLIEALERLPYDTEIAKALGVSVQEWSECQLALQNRLPISLDALVNQSQDSSITFGETIADPNYQEIRQLEEDKMQLQRAMSQLEEKTKAAIECVYLWDLPRKEAAQYIGISPMTVTRHLHKGIEQLGAIMQPQAA; this comes from the coding sequence ATGTCTACTCAATCTTTTAGTTTTCGTTGTATAGAATTACTGCAAGCCTATGCTTCTAACCCTTCTTTAAAACTACGTAATCAACTAGTAGAACTTAATGCAGGTTTAGTCAGAAAAGTAGCTCATCAAGTTAGTAGAAAATGTGCTGAACCTTATGAAGATCTAGAGCAAATTGGTTACCTCGGTTTAATTAGAGCAATTGAGCGTTTTGATACTCATCAAGGTTCTGCTTTTAGCTCTTTTGCTATTCCTTATATTCGTGGTGAAATGTTACATTACCTAAGAGATAAAGGTAGTATGATGAGGATTCCTCGTAGGTGGCAAGAGCTTTATAATCAAGGCAAAAAACTACGTAAACAATTGATTGAAGCCCTAGAAAGATTACCTTATGATACAGAAATTGCTAAAGCTTTAGGAGTATCTGTACAAGAATGGAGTGAATGTCAATTAGCTCTACAAAATCGTTTACCGATAAGTTTGGATGCATTAGTTAATCAATCTCAAGATTCTTCAATTACTTTTGGTGAAACAATTGCAGATCCTAATTATCAAGAAATTCGACAATTAGAAGAAGACAAAATGCAATTACAAAGGGCAATGAGCCAGCTAGAAGAAAAAACTAAAGCAGCTATTGAATGTGTATATTTATGGGATTTACCTCGTAAAGAAGCTGCTCAATATATTGGCATTAGTCCTATGACAGTTACTAGACATTTACACAAAGGAATAGAACAGTTAGGAGCAATCATGCAACCTCAAGCTGCCTAA
- a CDS encoding NAD(P)H-dependent glycerol-3-phosphate dehydrogenase: protein MTKQKYIVTVLGAGVWGNALAVLARRNQHQVRLWSRRSFEPLASAISEAKIIISAVSMKGVRPLVEQLQTVHLPKHSILVTATKGLDPLTTLTPSQIWQTAFLNHSVVVLSGPNLSKEIERGLPAATVVASNELKSAETVQQVFASDTFRVYASSDPLGAELGGTLKNVMAIAAGVCDGLQLGTNAKAALLTRALPEMIRVGTYLGANPETFFGLSGLGDLIATCDSPLSRNYQVGYQLAQGLSLEEILSKLEGTAEGVNTTDVLVKTAVRQQLAVPIAYQVYRLLHGKITPQQAVQALMARELKEEFSDLDL from the coding sequence GTGACTAAACAAAAATATATAGTAACCGTTCTAGGAGCAGGAGTTTGGGGGAATGCTTTAGCTGTTTTAGCCCGTCGCAATCAACATCAAGTACGTTTGTGGTCGCGTCGTAGTTTTGAACCTTTAGCTTCAGCAATTAGTGAAGCCAAAATTATTATTTCAGCAGTTTCTATGAAAGGAGTTAGACCATTAGTCGAACAATTACAAACTGTTCACTTACCAAAACACAGTATTTTAGTTACTGCGACCAAGGGATTAGACCCTCTCACTACTCTGACTCCTTCTCAAATTTGGCAAACCGCTTTTCTGAACCATTCTGTAGTAGTTCTCTCTGGCCCTAATTTATCTAAAGAAATTGAGCGCGGATTACCTGCTGCTACCGTAGTTGCTAGCAATGAGCTTAAATCAGCCGAAACTGTACAGCAAGTTTTTGCTTCTGATACTTTTCGTGTTTATGCTAGTAGCGATCCGCTAGGGGCAGAATTAGGAGGAACTCTCAAAAATGTTATGGCGATCGCAGCAGGAGTTTGTGATGGCTTACAACTAGGCACAAATGCTAAAGCTGCTTTACTAACCAGGGCTTTACCAGAAATGATTCGTGTTGGTACTTATTTAGGAGCAAATCCAGAAACTTTTTTTGGCTTATCTGGTTTAGGAGATTTAATCGCAACTTGTGATAGTCCTTTGTCTCGTAATTATCAAGTAGGTTATCAGTTAGCTCAAGGTTTATCCTTAGAAGAAATTTTATCAAAGTTAGAAGGAACGGCTGAAGGAGTTAATACTACAGATGTTTTAGTCAAAACTGCCGTTCGGCAACAACTTGCCGTCCCCATTGCTTATCAAGTCTATCGTTTACTACACGGTAAAATTACGCCTCAGCAAGCAGTTCAGGCTTTAATGGCTAGAGAACTTAAAGAAGAATTTTCTGATTTAGATTTGTAA